Proteins from a single region of Geothrix sp. PMB-07:
- a CDS encoding polysaccharide deacetylase family protein: MRPMTFLKTLCTGLGLSALGFAQSVAFTFDDGPRLAATPRLSPAERNGALLAALAKHHVKAALFVTLNNGADQPEGLAFARAWGEAGHALGNHTVTHLDLNEKAVTLKQYEDEVLACDRVIRPLPGFKPWFRFTFLREGDTPEKRDGMKAFLKAHNLFNAYVSLDTSDWRLDAALVSVLAKQPDADLKPFRAAYLAHLRQRAEAYRDLSRRLFGRDIPQVLLLHHNLINALFLEDAIWQFKDLGWTFTTPEAAYQDFVYSLVPQRPSPGQSLLISAARSLGYRPENWERLFDDGDADILGLERQGVLPASYE, encoded by the coding sequence ATGCGCCCCATGACCTTCCTCAAAACCCTCTGCACCGGACTGGGCCTGAGCGCCCTCGGCTTCGCCCAGTCCGTGGCCTTCACCTTCGACGACGGCCCCCGACTTGCTGCCACACCGCGCCTCAGCCCGGCGGAGCGCAACGGGGCGCTGCTGGCCGCCCTGGCCAAGCACCACGTCAAGGCTGCCCTGTTCGTCACGCTGAACAACGGGGCCGACCAGCCCGAAGGCCTCGCCTTCGCCCGGGCCTGGGGCGAGGCGGGCCACGCCCTCGGCAACCACACCGTGACCCACCTGGATCTCAATGAGAAGGCCGTCACCCTGAAGCAGTACGAGGATGAGGTGCTGGCCTGTGATCGGGTGATCCGCCCCCTGCCCGGCTTCAAGCCCTGGTTCCGGTTCACCTTCCTGAGGGAGGGCGATACGCCCGAGAAGCGCGATGGCATGAAGGCCTTTCTCAAAGCGCACAACCTCTTCAATGCCTACGTGAGCCTGGACACGTCCGACTGGCGCCTGGATGCAGCTCTGGTATCGGTGCTCGCCAAGCAGCCCGACGCGGATCTGAAGCCCTTCCGTGCCGCCTACCTGGCCCACCTCCGCCAGCGGGCGGAAGCCTACCGCGACCTGTCCCGCCGCCTCTTCGGCCGCGACATTCCCCAGGTGTTGCTGCTGCACCACAACCTCATCAACGCCCTCTTCCTCGAAGACGCCATCTGGCAGTTCAAGGATTTGGGGTGGACCTTCACCACCCCCGAAGCGGCCTACCAGGACTTCGTCTACAGCCTGGTGCCCCAGCGCCCTTCTCCCGGCCAGAGCCTGCTGATTTCCGCAGCGCGGAGCCTGGGCTACCGCCCGGAGAACTGGGAGCGCCTGTTCGACGATGGCGATGCGGACATCCTCGGCCTCGAGCGCCAAGGCGTGCTTCCAGCCTCGTACGAATAG
- a CDS encoding CBS domain-containing protein encodes MRPLKQLIEGKPSTVAVGPDDTVLAALTLLAQFDIGALLVLEHGKLVGIFSERDYARKIVLKGKASKDTPVRDIMSDKVSCVTLDQSVEECMALMTDKHIRHLPVIGAHNEVLGIVSIGDLVKETISDQKFTIEQLVSYIQN; translated from the coding sequence ATGCGGCCACTGAAGCAGCTGATCGAAGGCAAACCATCAACCGTAGCGGTGGGGCCTGATGATACCGTGCTGGCGGCCCTCACCCTGCTGGCCCAGTTCGACATCGGCGCCCTCCTGGTGCTGGAGCACGGCAAGCTGGTGGGCATCTTCTCCGAACGCGACTATGCCCGCAAGATCGTCCTCAAGGGGAAGGCCTCCAAGGACACTCCGGTGCGGGACATCATGAGTGACAAGGTGAGCTGCGTCACCCTGGACCAGAGTGTCGAAGAGTGCATGGCCCTCATGACCGACAAGCACATCCGCCACCTGCCCGTCATCGGCGCCCACAACGAGGTGTTGGGCATCGTCTCCATCGGCGACCTGGTGAAGGAAACCATCTCCGACCAGAAATTCACCATCGAGCAGCTGGTGTCGTACATCCAGAATTGA
- a CDS encoding acyl-CoA carboxylase subunit beta: protein MKDHATKHAEATEPHPAAAAKQAAQGKLLARERITAILDADSFHEYDLFVEHKCFDFGMEKKQLPGDGVITGTGTIMGHPVAIFAQDFTVAGGSLGLAHARKITKIMDHAIKLGIPLIGINDSGGARIQEGVNSLAGYGEIFYRNTLASGVIPQLSIILGPCAGGAVYSPALTDFVFVVDKISKMFITGPEVIKTVLGEEISMENLGGARVQAEMTGNAHFYAQSEAECFEQVKRLVTYIPWNNRKKADTFSVIPSRSEIGLESIIPAESNKPYDVRDVIKAVCDGSDFMEVQALWASNIVVGFARMDGRTVGMVANQPMVLAGVLDVDSSDKAARFIRFCDAFQIPLVTFVDLPGYLPGIDQEHAGVIRHGAKLLYAYSEATVPKITVILRKAYGGGYIAMCSRHLGADFVFAWPCAEIAVMGPEGAANIIFKGEIAAAADPEAFRKEKVKEYTEKFASPYVAAANGHVDAVIAPHQTRDFLLHALEISEGKAELRPDRKHGIPPF from the coding sequence ATGAAGGATCACGCCACCAAGCACGCCGAAGCCACGGAGCCCCATCCAGCGGCGGCCGCCAAGCAGGCGGCCCAGGGCAAGCTGCTGGCCCGGGAACGCATCACCGCCATCCTGGATGCGGATTCCTTCCACGAATACGACCTCTTCGTGGAGCACAAGTGCTTCGACTTCGGCATGGAGAAGAAGCAGCTGCCCGGCGATGGGGTGATCACCGGAACGGGCACCATCATGGGCCACCCCGTGGCCATCTTCGCCCAGGATTTCACGGTGGCGGGCGGCTCCCTGGGCCTGGCCCACGCCCGCAAGATCACCAAGATCATGGATCACGCCATCAAGCTGGGCATTCCCCTCATCGGCATCAACGACTCCGGTGGGGCCCGCATCCAGGAGGGCGTGAACTCCCTGGCGGGCTACGGCGAGATCTTCTATCGCAACACCTTGGCCTCCGGTGTCATCCCCCAGCTGTCCATCATCCTGGGCCCCTGCGCCGGTGGTGCGGTGTACTCGCCCGCCCTCACGGATTTCGTCTTCGTGGTGGACAAGATTTCCAAGATGTTCATCACAGGCCCCGAAGTCATCAAGACGGTGCTGGGTGAGGAAATCTCCATGGAAAACCTGGGCGGCGCCCGGGTGCAGGCCGAAATGACCGGCAATGCCCATTTCTACGCCCAGAGCGAGGCCGAGTGCTTCGAGCAGGTGAAGCGCCTCGTCACGTACATCCCCTGGAACAACCGCAAGAAGGCCGACACCTTCAGTGTCATCCCTTCCCGCAGCGAGATCGGCTTGGAAAGCATCATTCCGGCGGAATCCAACAAGCCCTACGATGTTCGGGACGTGATCAAGGCTGTATGTGACGGCTCTGATTTCATGGAAGTGCAGGCCCTCTGGGCCTCCAACATCGTGGTGGGCTTTGCCCGCATGGATGGCCGTACCGTGGGCATGGTCGCCAATCAGCCCATGGTGCTGGCGGGTGTGCTGGACGTGGACAGCTCCGACAAGGCGGCCCGCTTCATCCGCTTCTGCGACGCCTTCCAGATCCCCCTGGTCACTTTCGTGGATCTGCCGGGCTACCTGCCGGGCATCGATCAGGAACACGCCGGTGTCATCCGCCACGGCGCCAAGCTGCTCTATGCCTACAGCGAAGCCACCGTGCCCAAGATCACCGTGATCCTGCGCAAGGCCTACGGTGGCGGCTACATCGCCATGTGCTCGCGGCATCTTGGGGCCGACTTCGTGTTCGCCTGGCCCTGCGCCGAGATCGCCGTCATGGGCCCCGAGGGTGCCGCCAACATCATCTTCAAGGGCGAAATCGCCGCTGCCGCGGACCCCGAAGCGTTCCGCAAAGAAAAGGTGAAGGAGTACACCGAGAAGTTCGCCAGCCCCTACGTGGCCGCCGCCAACGGGCACGTGGATGCCGTCATCGCCCCGCACCAGACCCGGGATTTCCTCCTCCACGCCCTTGAGATCTCCGAGGGCAAGGCGGAACTGCGGCCCGACCGGAAGCATGGCATTCCGCCCTTCTGA
- a CDS encoding patatin-like phospholipase family protein has protein sequence MRRHLALPILGFCLGALAQAQERLTLEVRPPDQRFHFLSELHAPGERPLVLALRGGSAKGLAHAGVLRRLEEEGWHPSGLVGTSAGSFAATLYAAGFGGAGAERVFERRDFSLVLDDRRRTPGLSASEDEDSHGTLMGLSFARGRLVLVPGEDRARRLRIALFETLARAQALGGSDFDRLGTKLRVVTSSLTRGEARVLASGDLVDSVKASMSIPGLLAPVAIGDERLVDGGLVENLPAMAARAAFPGARILGVNIGRTWDATPPTDLLSLLNRSLDLSMRVTESRSEADSDLVIRPETDQVDEFAYRGQESLLFEAGAKALDGALPKLETLLMAGSEAPAANGLRVEGPPHPLLDALVAETRPAQGPWRRADLWRLLRRAHRRLPLARAWVDLPASVQGEATFHWEATALIQHVVLELPGGWDAAIKARVAQGLRERGLEAGHPFHPTQFGRLEQELIAEGIGKGAAVLDLRGSGFAEGVLTLTVQEPKLVRVEVEPGPLAAQTHAATRELEDQVLRASELEEVLGRTRDRLGFQRLETRLEERDEGLVLRLRPVGSQPTLVNITLAYESDWGIHGGVLVRGRNLFGTGVGGSIEAAADSLQKHLDGHVGWSLNALPALSLGAFGSWSQHDVRGGVLFLEATADLALRFTRKELGLEAILRWGREDRGRLGFAALQQQGTFTMAETRSNTPKATVARAWLEWDNLDFHTLPTEGSLLRLSVDRSLSVEGQSEPYWRSYTRFQRQQPLGSAWGLMLDAEVALADKAPPDLWWIGGGSDSFIGTRSAAYLMPNMAALKIGLPYTQATILGTGWQIGPRYDLGRGSDQPSTLRDGLRIEGLGLVARTVLRDFYVELSAGWVHLYLGPSSQREHRVSFLLGARPFDPWRRK, from the coding sequence ATGCGACGTCATCTGGCCCTGCCGATCCTGGGGTTCTGCCTGGGGGCCCTCGCCCAGGCCCAGGAACGTTTGACCCTGGAGGTCCGCCCGCCGGACCAGCGCTTCCACTTCCTGTCCGAATTACACGCGCCGGGCGAGCGGCCGTTGGTGCTGGCCCTGCGGGGCGGCAGCGCCAAGGGCCTGGCCCACGCTGGGGTGCTGCGGCGCCTCGAAGAAGAGGGCTGGCATCCTTCCGGTCTGGTGGGCACCAGCGCAGGCAGCTTCGCGGCGACGCTCTATGCGGCCGGATTCGGAGGCGCTGGCGCCGAGCGGGTATTCGAGCGGCGCGACTTCTCCCTGGTGCTGGATGACCGGCGGCGCACGCCCGGCCTCAGCGCCTCGGAGGACGAAGATTCCCACGGAACCCTGATGGGCCTGTCCTTTGCCCGTGGGCGGCTGGTGCTGGTGCCCGGTGAGGATCGCGCCCGGCGCCTGCGCATCGCCCTCTTCGAGACCCTGGCCCGGGCCCAGGCCCTGGGTGGTTCAGACTTCGACCGCCTGGGCACAAAGCTGAGGGTCGTCACCTCCAGCCTCACCCGTGGCGAGGCGCGCGTGCTGGCCTCGGGCGATCTGGTGGACTCTGTGAAAGCCTCCATGTCCATCCCCGGGCTGCTGGCGCCCGTGGCCATCGGCGACGAACGGCTGGTGGACGGTGGCCTCGTGGAGAACCTGCCCGCCATGGCTGCGCGCGCGGCCTTTCCCGGAGCGCGCATCCTCGGCGTGAACATCGGCCGCACCTGGGATGCCACCCCACCCACGGACCTGCTGAGCCTGCTCAACCGCAGCCTCGACCTCTCCATGCGGGTCACCGAATCGCGCAGTGAAGCGGATTCAGATCTGGTCATCCGCCCCGAAACCGATCAGGTGGATGAGTTCGCCTATCGGGGGCAGGAATCCCTGCTCTTCGAGGCCGGCGCCAAGGCCCTGGATGGCGCCCTGCCCAAGCTGGAGACCCTGCTGATGGCCGGGTCCGAAGCGCCGGCCGCGAACGGCCTGAGGGTGGAAGGGCCGCCCCACCCGCTGCTCGATGCGCTGGTGGCCGAAACCCGTCCCGCGCAGGGCCCCTGGCGCCGTGCGGACCTCTGGCGGCTGCTGCGCCGCGCCCATCGGCGCCTGCCCCTGGCCCGGGCCTGGGTGGACCTGCCCGCCTCGGTCCAGGGCGAGGCCACCTTCCACTGGGAAGCCACCGCCCTCATCCAGCACGTGGTGCTGGAGCTGCCCGGCGGCTGGGACGCGGCCATCAAAGCGCGGGTGGCCCAAGGGCTGCGAGAGCGGGGGCTGGAAGCAGGCCACCCCTTCCACCCCACCCAGTTCGGAAGGCTGGAGCAGGAACTCATCGCGGAGGGCATCGGCAAGGGCGCCGCGGTGCTCGATCTGCGAGGCAGCGGCTTCGCCGAAGGCGTGCTCACCCTCACCGTGCAGGAGCCCAAGCTCGTGCGCGTGGAGGTGGAGCCCGGTCCCCTGGCGGCCCAGACCCATGCCGCCACGCGCGAACTGGAAGACCAGGTGCTGCGAGCCTCCGAACTGGAGGAAGTGCTGGGCCGCACCCGTGACCGCCTGGGCTTTCAGCGGCTGGAAACCCGGTTGGAGGAGCGGGACGAGGGGCTCGTCCTCAGGCTCCGCCCCGTGGGCAGCCAGCCCACGCTCGTGAACATCACCCTGGCCTACGAAAGCGATTGGGGCATACATGGCGGCGTGCTGGTGCGCGGCCGCAACCTCTTCGGCACCGGCGTGGGCGGTTCCATCGAGGCCGCGGCAGACAGCCTGCAGAAACACTTGGATGGCCACGTGGGCTGGAGCCTCAACGCCCTGCCCGCGTTGTCCCTGGGCGCCTTCGGCAGCTGGTCGCAGCACGATGTGCGCGGCGGAGTGCTCTTCCTGGAAGCCACCGCGGATCTGGCCCTGCGCTTCACCCGCAAAGAGCTGGGCCTGGAAGCCATCCTGCGGTGGGGCCGCGAGGACCGCGGCCGCCTGGGCTTCGCCGCGCTGCAGCAGCAGGGCACATTCACGATGGCCGAGACCCGCAGCAACACGCCCAAGGCCACCGTGGCCCGCGCCTGGCTGGAATGGGACAACCTCGACTTCCACACCCTGCCCACGGAGGGCAGCCTCCTGCGGCTTTCCGTGGACCGCAGCCTCTCAGTGGAAGGCCAGTCCGAACCCTACTGGCGCAGCTACACCCGCTTCCAGCGGCAGCAGCCCCTGGGCTCGGCCTGGGGCCTGATGCTGGACGCCGAAGTGGCCCTGGCTGACAAGGCCCCGCCCGATCTGTGGTGGATCGGCGGCGGCAGCGATTCCTTCATCGGCACCCGCAGCGCCGCCTACCTCATGCCCAACATGGCCGCCCTCAAGATCGGGCTGCCCTACACCCAGGCCACCATTCTGGGCACGGGCTGGCAGATCGGCCCCCGCTACGACCTCGGTCGCGGGTCGGATCAGCCCTCCACGCTGCGGGACGGCCTGCGCATCGAAGGCCTGGGCCTGGTGGCCCGCACGGTGCTGCGGGATTTCTATGTGGAGCTGTCCGCAGGCTGGGTGCACCTCTACCTTGGGCCGTCCTCCCAGCGCGAACACCGCGTCTCCTTCCTGCTGGGCGCCCGCCCCTTCGACCCCTGGCGGCGGAAATAG
- a CDS encoding acetyl-CoA carboxylase biotin carboxyl carrier protein subunit, whose product MNSAKKHVRQIIRLNDTVYETTFTKKYANRKPYTPKDPRRLTAVIPGLILEVLVRPGDTVRPGQSLLVLEAMKMQNRIVAHDALTLDTIHVTPGDTVTKGQLLAEFR is encoded by the coding sequence ATGAATTCAGCAAAGAAGCACGTCCGACAGATCATCCGACTGAACGACACCGTCTACGAGACCACCTTCACCAAGAAGTACGCGAACCGGAAGCCCTACACGCCGAAGGATCCCCGGCGCCTCACGGCCGTCATTCCTGGCCTTATTCTGGAAGTCCTGGTGCGCCCCGGTGACACCGTGCGGCCTGGCCAAAGCCTGCTGGTGCTGGAGGCCATGAAGATGCAGAACCGCATCGTGGCCCACGATGCTCTCACCCTCGACACCATCCATGTCACCCCCGGCGACACCGTGACCAAGGGCCAGTTGCTGGCGGAATTCCGCTAG